From the Glycine max cultivar Williams 82 chromosome 11, Glycine_max_v4.0, whole genome shotgun sequence genome, the window AAGGTTTACTGCCATTTTGCTTTCAGGATATGTTGAAATAGGTATTAGACGTATCTTTCTAATGGCCATAAAATTTGTAaggttttcaaatttttttaacctaGATATCTTTTGTTCGATAGCCGAGAACTAATTTATCCATATACTGAAATTCATATTGATTTAGGAGaacaataacaaaatacaaattttttgtgtatatttcaatttatccctcgtcaaataaaaaacaatttctcaagaaattcatataAAACCAAAGATATACCAATTTAAAGTCATTTATAAGTGAGGAGTTTCTAAATTTCAGAAACTAATTCATACATTAAAACAATTCAAAAACTTAGTTGTTATTCTACTTTTAGTTTTTCAGCTATCATTCAACATTAAATTGACGgctacattaataaaaaaataaaaattgaatttctacGATATGGAATTTTGGTGTATAGGTTTTAATATGAAATCATTTGAGTCTTTCACATGCaaagacttttttaaaaaaaaaaacaatttactaACCCttacacataaagaaataaaaaaaaagtgacagcACAAAGAAGGCAACTGAATTTGTTCATGTTTGGCAGACTCATGGAATTAGCGCAAGGTCACGCGCTAATGGATCCTGCGAAAGAATCTAATATCCAATCTAATTTACTAAGATAAAAAGATCAATTTCTCCCGAAAAATGCagttcaataaatttttatctaaaaaatgtCACGATATGATTTCATAAAGTAACCCTTCACATGTATGTCATCCCGTTTAACTCCCTATTGGACAAGAATGATGTGATATTATATTACAAAGCATCTgacaaaagggaaaaacaaatcaaTCAGCAACCGAGTTAGACATGCAAATGCCTCTAGTAAATCCAGAAAATGTGTCACCCATAAATTACACTAGAGTTCAAAACAGAAAGTAGGCTCTCAGCTCTTTGATTTGGAATGCTTTACAAGCCAGTCAATAACAGAGTCGATGTTGGTCGAGTTTTTGCACGAGATCATGAAGCAGCAAACTTCCCTGTCAGTAATTGACTTCAAATCCCTGCACACCAGAAAGCACTTTTCAGTACTAAAGTAATATAAACACAGAAGAATAGACAATGGAAGGAGAAAATGTAATTCTTAAGCAGTTAGTATACTCTGTTATGGCTCCAAgacaatcaaaataaaagtgaTAGGTCTTACATTTGGTCAGTCAATGCTTGTTTAGACAGAGCCCCCGCTTTGTCAATCTTGTTCCCCAATACCAACAGAGGGATGCCACCCAATGATGGTTTGCTCAGCAAATCATGAAGCTCACTTCTTGATATGCTAAGGTTATCTGGATCGGCAGCATCAACAACATAACTGCAGAAAAGATTCGATTATGGGAATTTGCTAAGTTTCATACATTTAACTAATGATTGCTAGCTCAAGATGTAAATGTAAAAGGAGAGAAGGCTTCAATTCAGAAAAGGGCACATGATCCAATTACACAAGTGCCACTGGATCTAAGAGGCATAGAATTCTCAGCAgcatcacaatttttaaaacagTGACCAAGTCTTTTCAGAACTAGGCAGCCACAAAGCATGCAGAGCAAAAGTTTCGACTTTTTGACCTGTGGTCCGCACAACTCACCTTTGAAGGATAATCAAGTCTGCTTAAAGATTCAAGAAGCTGTAACCTACTCACTTCCTTGCTGTACAAATAATCATGATACGCAACATTTAATTACAATGCATTGCCCAAGACATATTGCTTGTAGAAGgcattaatgaaaattaaattgtacAGGTAATCTCTACACCTCATCCGGGATAGACaagatttataaatatatatatatatatatatatacacacacacacaccaggGAAGAGATCTTTACTCAGTCATCTAAACAAGTGGTTTTGCATCACTGCCGTTGATAATTGACTTTGTTTGGGTTcatggaagaaaaaataataactaaactaCTAATCAACAGTTATAATCAAACAGGACTTACTCTGGGGTAATGGAACTACTACAAAGACAAATAAAGAATTCTGCACTTTGATTAGAAAGAACAAACTTAGGGCTCTGGAAAGACCTCAAATTGATCACTAGGCAAGATTTAAAAACATGTGGACAACACGACCATTGTACACACACAAGTTGATTAACAACACAATTctacaaatatacatatatatttgtgtGCAGATACACATTTATCAGTTAAATCTGTATCAATATATGCATCTAAAATATACTTCTATGAGAAACACGAGCATTCAGGTGCGTAGGGAGAGAAGAATCTTCAATGTCAAGAAGTTTGTTACATACACAATAGCAGAAACGGCACGACAGTAACGTTCCCACATGCTGCGGAACCTAGGTTGCCCTCCAAGATCCCATAACTTTATTGTAACATTCCCTTTTGTCACTTTCCTCATATTGAATCCCACCTGGAATCagataacaataaatttgtcAGAATATTTTGCCCTTGATAAGTAGAAATGTCCATAAAATTGAATAAAGgagaaaacaataattaaaagcaTTTGGTGAAGTGAACTTACAGTTGGAATCATGTCCTCACTATATCCACCGGTCTATAaacaacataaaagaaaatatttgtcaGCGAGCCAATCCCAAAAGTAAACAATTAAGTTGCTAAGTGAAAGCCGATTATTGTACTTACAGCAACTACATTTACAAGGGAAGTCTTCCCAGCATTCTGAAGTCCTATTAGAGATAACTCCATTTCCTGCTTGAAAAAAAGGCTGCAATCAAATTTGAACCATAGTAAGCTCATGAGTCTCCAAGAAAGTGATAAACTAAGTCAAGATAATGCATAGGCACAGACATATATACAATTCAATTTCCAAGTGTAAcctaaaacttaaaatttgtGTTATAAAAAGAGAAGGCAGGTTTAGTGCAATCAAAAGCCATTCAAAACAGAATTAAGTTTTTTCACACAAACAAATTTGTGAGCAATGGACAAAAAATCTAATTGAGTGATTTCATTCCGTCTCAATTGCTTCCATAATTTTTTCGTCACTTCCTTCTGCTTATTTCATTAATGCCAACAAAACTCCTACTCAGTTCGTCAAGAAAAAAGGGGGGAAACTTGATTCTAAACAGAATTCCTCTttgaatacatatatatacacacaaatTTCATATCTAGTAGTTCCAGAGGTACTTATCCAAAATTCGGAAGGCAATAACTtcggaattaaaaaaaaaaaactcatttgaaATCAAACGATTCACGAACGATATCAAAGGACGATGCATTTACAAATCGTGAAACTCACGaattagataaaatatttgCATAGAacaccttaaaaaaatattgaaaatcaaTGCACGAAAACATTAGACCACAAACAAACCCTCTTTCTAAACAGTCAAAAAAATCCCTCACAGCATTGCATACAGAACACACATTACAAACCATCCACaacattcaaattataaaaaataaaaaaaaagtacaacaatAACACACAATTACCAGaacctctttttattttaaggcGATGTATGAAGCAAAGGCCCGAtcaatgtgaaaaataaaaaataaaaaagaaactcaaTTATTTTGGTTGAATGAAGCCTACCTGCGAAGCCAATTGAGAAAAGCTTCCCACAATCCCATTGTCTTTTGTTCAGCTCAATAATTCTGatcacaaaattattaaaaagaaagaaagaaatcagATCTACGATTCCCCTCTTCCAACACACAGAGAGAGATGCAATCCAATTcacctttctttctctctccctctccctctcctcCTTCCCTTCCCACTCTTTATCGCACTCTTATATATCAATTATTACGAAACacaaattatctttaattatatatatttaggaTCTTCTCAGATCCAACGGTCGTGGATACTCAACTCAATCATACCCGTTGATTACGGAGAGTCCCATAATTATGCCAAAACGTATCGACACAGTAGATCATGGCTCAGTTATGATCTTTATTTGGACCGACCTGTGATGGATCGCCACGAATTCCTTCGCTGGACCATGCCGAAGTTGATTAGGAGAAAGTGGAGGCATTCACCCACCCTCATTTTTGGCGCGTGGATAACACGAACCAGTGGAAAGTGGGACACGTGAATACGTGGAAGAGCGTGTGGTTGTGTCATATACGGAAGGCAAATAGTAAAAGTGAGTGAAGACGCCTCCGACAGCGAAATTATGAGTATCTTAAGTTATCATAACCAATCAAGGGCAGGTTGCAAGCGTGAGAAATCTCAGCTGGataatggttaaaattaaaaaatatacgaaAATATTATCTCCACATTTTctaatattctttttcttattttaattttagtttcattCTTTTTTGTCGTGATATagtttcaaaatattaataaaaaatttactggATATGAAGTCACTTTTTATGGTGTGTTGAGAGAGGTGaaagagaaattttaaaaaaatagcgtGCATCTCGTAtctttatcatattattttaatttaaatattttttcaattatattttatttcatttcaatttatcaaatataatataaatatattagttatcaatttttttatatctttaactTATTGAGAAATCTGTTAATGAAATATTCTGTTCATTCTTTATGCAAGTGGTTGATATATTATttgacttattaaaaatatgaattacactcgtttttgaaaaaaatatacattaaattatgtttaatgtcattttttaattaatattttagtgtcattaaatactaaaattacttaaacaatttaattgcatgttttggaataaaaattaaatttctcatgtattgattaaaatcaattattttcctagtttttattcatctttcctaaattaatcttttgtttcttatatattcaaatgaatgaaatattaactcttttagttgttttataaatttatctatATTATTCCTCTCTTCCCAGccaataatattattatggattaattaaatttttagtctttcaaatttttcttattttaaattttagtcattCAATCTTTTTTGACAACTTTTAATCCTACGGTTAATTTTTCATTGACACTTTTAatcccttatttttttttttgcttatttttaatccctcttttttttgttacttaaaattaattcttattttatcaatttttaatccctcatttttatatattttggattaattttgagtgataaagttaaataaataactaaaaatgaataattttttagggactaaaaatgatgaaaaaaattaataaaagactaaaagttgacaaataaattttaaaggatttaaaatttgaatttaagaaagttgagactaaaaatttaattaattcaattattattttataataatctttCATAGCCTACACACGTGTCTCTCTTACAAAGACTTTTTTGCAGtaaaagttgaatttttttccctctaattaatttaacctaGTCGTGCTAATGTAGCTCATTGAAGTTTTTTCTTtcagaaaaatgtttttaatccaTCATAGAAAACTATTATAGttaatttagtaaatattttttaatagatacAATATTTGAGCAcaatttttaatacaaattaactGTTTagcttttagttaatttttttagtttttaattaatttttcagttaattttattaaatatagttatagtatgttttcttaaaaaaaaaagaaaagaaatataatacgTATAATTCTTgcacaattaattattattttttgatg encodes:
- the LOC100499793 gene encoding ADP-ribosylation factor-like protein 8a, translating into MGLWEAFLNWLRSLFFKQEMELSLIGLQNAGKTSLVNVVATGGYSEDMIPTVGFNMRKVTKGNVTIKLWDLGGQPRFRSMWERYCRAVSAIVYVVDAADPDNLSISRSELHDLLSKPSLGGIPLLVLGNKIDKAGALSKQALTDQMDLKSITDREVCCFMISCKNSTNIDSVIDWLVKHSKSKS